A window of Halobellus sp. LT62 contains these coding sequences:
- a CDS encoding HalOD1 output domain-containing protein produces MTADLTTTIVRRTSEVAGTDPGELPPLYESIDPDALETVASNSESVVFTYAGCNIVIKGGDVSVEPIE; encoded by the coding sequence ATGACGGCCGATCTAACAACTACTATTGTGCGTAGAACGAGCGAGGTAGCTGGGACTGACCCAGGCGAGTTACCACCATTGTACGAATCCATCGATCCAGACGCTCTCGAAACAGTTGCGAGCAATTCTGAGAGTGTTGTGTTCACGTACGCAGGCTGTAATATAGTCATCAAAGGTGGAGACG